A window of the Cicer arietinum cultivar CDC Frontier isolate Library 1 unplaced genomic scaffold, Cicar.CDCFrontier_v2.0 Ca_scaffold_5674_v2.0, whole genome shotgun sequence genome harbors these coding sequences:
- the LOC101493519 gene encoding F-box/kelch-repeat protein At3g06240-like has product MNLPSSPSPAHIPNHLSIEVLSFLPVKSLMRMSCLSKFFNSLFTDPLFIKLHLHRSARKPHLALVTFNIETVVPFPVPQLLSNPPITLTDDPCYLTADRVFIPEDFIIRQVVGSCNGLICLLSTATEYRYLWLRFWNPSTRTISKQLGSIRFSHHVLYRLRPYKFSFGYDNSTASYKVVSLIARTCSIIGVQIFSLGDNVWRDISNFPGYPLQLLNHRHKVNGGVYLSGTINWLSASYYPVKSVDQYMIVSLDLGTETYKQMQLPSGFDEIPRVDPTIGVLMDCLCFSYDFKQTHFVIWWMKEFGVEESWTQFLRVSYENLQIDYNFGVQRLYLVPLHLSENGDTLILASDLEDQTILYNIRENSVKRTRITNRMCWYSTKDYVDSLVSPS; this is encoded by the coding sequence ATGAATCTCCCTTCATCACCATCGCCGGCACACATCCCCAACCATCTTTCTATCGAAGTGCTTTCTTTCCTTCCCGTAAAATCTCTTATGCGAATGAGCTGCTTGAGTAAGTTCTTTAACTCCCTCTTCACCGATCCTTTATTCATCAAATTGCACCTTCACCGATCTGCACGAAAACCTCACCTCGCACTAGTCACTTTCAATATCGAGACTGTTGTACCCTTCCCAGTACCTCAATTACTTTCCAACCCTCCGATCACCCTTACCGATGATCCTTGCTACCTTACCGCAGATCGTGTATTTATACCAGAGGATTTCATCATCCGCCAGGTTGTTGGTTCATGCAACGGTTTGATCTGCTTGCTCAGTACTGCAACTGAGTATCGATACTTATGGCTCCGTTTCTGGAACCCTTCTACTAggacaatttcaaaacaattAGGGAGTATTCGCTTTTCTCACCATGTGCTTTATAGATTAAGGCCTTACAAGTTCTCATTTGGTTATGATAATTCAACCGCCAGTTATAAAGTAGTATCGTTAATTGCTCGCACTTGTAGTATAATTGGAGTGCAAATTTTCAGTTTGGGTGATAATGTTTGGAgagacatttcaaattttccaGGGTATCCTCTTCAATTGCTCAACCATCGCCATAAGGTGAATGGCGGCGTGTATTTGAGTGGCACTATTAATTGGTTGTCTGCTTCTTACTACCCGGTTAAGTCGGTTGATCAATACATGATTGTTTCGCTTGATTTGGGAACTGAGACATATAAGCAGATGCAACTGCCTTCTGGTTTTGATGAAATACCTCGCGTTGATCCAACTATTGGTGTGTTGATGGACTGTCTTTGTTTTTCTTATGATTTTAAGCAAACGCATTTTGTTATATGGTGGATGAAGGAATTTGGAGTTGAAGAGTCTTGGACTCAATTCCTTAGAGTTAGTTATGAgaatcttcaaattgattataacTTTGGAGTTCAGAGATTATATTTGGTGCCATTGCATCTTTCTGAGAATGGTGATACATTGATACTAGCGAGCGACTTAGAAGACCAAACAATTCTCTATAATATTAGAGAAAATAGTGTAAAGAGAACTAGAATTACCAATAGAATGTGTTGGTACTCTACTAAGGATTATGTTGATAGCTTGGTTTCGCCTTCTTGA